In Nicotiana tabacum cultivar K326 chromosome 11, ASM71507v2, whole genome shotgun sequence, a single window of DNA contains:
- the LOC107785129 gene encoding uncharacterized protein LOC107785129: MSYTCNFPDIYSWVQNLPPISKWKTDSISICISPSCSSQPSLKLSITKNLQFFIIADYNLPISLWTSKPLKIKSNSTKLLDNESVFNLLINFIQDVLKYCPNKNSSSFLKIPKMDFNSYFKEIFNFSFLTLAFIICIYEAPTDLRSICINTLKNQFSCPQSRQASKLLVKILGSNSEEEWMRSVNLAITNWIMEIQESLNNSIKTPCKLFSYSFSTVGLWKVQLYCPVIAMDIETSTSNLSDDNLRFSLNFHQLEGVIQLNYKVIIREKWIEVMVNTDNIRFDVIRLVNESLMEERGAGISEKHFPSRISLQLTPTIQTNVLSISVTKSSDNPLREIGMEKSIEGGFDPPNPYMGLKVSASETVTMSMKPWKFEQSVNGNSANLNWFLHDSGNGKEVFSTKPSVFSLIQPKAWFKNRYSSVYRPFTKQGGVIFAKDEYGESVIWKVDKRAMGKTMEWELKGRVWLTYWPNKHITSYAETRRLEFQEVLHLNLG, from the exons ATGTCTTATACTTGCAATTTTCCTGATATTTACTCTTGGGTTCAGAATTTACCACCAATTTCCAAATGGAAAACTGATTCTATTTCAATTTGCATTTCTCCTTCATGTTCATCTCAACCTTCTCTTAAACTTTCCATAACCAAAAATCTCCAATTTTTCATTATTGCTGATTATAATCTTCCTATTTCCCTATGGACTTCAAAACCCTTGAAAATTAAATCCAATTCAACAAAATTATTAGACAACGAATCCGTATTTAATCTCTTGATTAATTTCATTCAAGATGTTCTTAAATATTGTCCTAATAAAAATTCTTCCTCATttctaaaaatcccaaaaatggattttaattcctattttaaagaaatttttaatttctcaTTTCTTACTTTGGCTTTTATAATTTGTATTTATGAAGCTCCTACTGATCTTAGGTCTATATGTATTAATACACTTAAAAATCAATTTTCATGTCCACAATCTAGACAAGCATCAAAATTGCTTGTTAAAATTTTGGGATCAAATTCTGAAGAGGAATGGATGAGATCAGTAAATTTAGCAATAACTAATTGGATTATGGAAATTCAAGAGTCTTTAAATAATTCAATAAAAACACCAtgcaaattattttcttattcattTTCAACAGTTGGGCTTTGGAAAGTTCAGTTGTATTGTCCTGTTATTGCAATGGATATTGAAACATCAACTAGTAATTTGTCTGATGATAATCTgagattttctcttaattttcaTCAGCTTGAAGGAGTGATTCAATTGAATTATAAAGTTATAATTCGAGAGAAGTGGATTGAAGTAATGGTGAACACTGACAACATCAg GTTTGATGTTATTAGGCTGGTGAATGAATCACTAATGGAAGAAAGAGGAGCTGGAATATCAGAAAAGCATTTCCCTTCAAGAATTTCACTACAATTAACTCCAACAATTCAAACCAATGTGTTAAGCATCTCAGTAACAAAATCTTCAGATAATCCATTAAGAGAAATTGGAATGGAAAAATCAATTGAAGGTGGATTTGATCCTCCAAATCCATACATGGGGCTAAAAGTGTCAGCTTCAGAAACAGTAACTATGAGTATGAAACCATGGAAATTTGAGCAATCAGTTAATGGAAATAGTGCAAATTTAAATTGGTTTTTACATGATAGTGGAAATGGAAAAGAAGTATTTTCAACAAAACCTTCTGTTTTTTCATTAATACAACCAAAGGCTTGGTTCAAGAATAGATACTCAAGTGTTTATAGGCCATTTACTAAACAAGGaggggttatttttgcaaaagatgAGTATGGGGAAAGTGTTATTTGGAAAGTGGATAAAAGGGCTATGGGAAAAACAATGGAATGGGAATTGAAAGGAAGAGTTTGGTTAACTTATTGGCCAAATAAACATATTACTTCTTATGCTGAGACTAGAAGATTGGAATTTCAAGAAGTGCTTCATCTCAACCTTGGGTag
- the LOC107785128 gene encoding putative leucine-rich repeat receptor-like protein kinase IMK3, which produces MKYQDQDFSSFHPYPFRFFMFLSQQGADRHNISENKAKWKTKLFPFFQIFFFFQLIISRTQLVLGQDWDGIIITQADYQALQALKQELVDPKGYLKSWNDTGFGACSGSWVGIKCAQGQVIVIKIPLKGLSGRLSEKIGQFQALRKLSLHDNEISGSIPISLGFLPNLRGVQLYNNRFSGSIPASLGLCPLLQTLELSNNSLSGIIPTSLINSTKLYRLNLSYNSLSGEIPLSFTQSSSIVFLDLQYNNLSGSIPDSWGGNGNNNFHLQSLNLDHNSLSGGIPVSFSKLSELLEVSISHNHIIGVIPNDIGRLSRLRFLDFSYNAINGSLPKSLFSLSSLVLLNLESNNLDSQIPLDINKLQKLSVLNLRNNQFSGEIPMSLGDLPNLSSFNVSYNNLSGPVPSLLAQKFNSSVFVGNPQLYGYNASTPCPKTPSPITRGSKLSVKDIILIVVGALIIILFLLCCILLCCLIKKRASAKGGKTSGVKGVPLTAGEVEAGGENGGKLVHFGGPVMFSADDLLCATADILGKSTYGTVYKATLENGNQVAVRRLREKITKGQREFEREVNVLGKMRHPNLLALRAYYLGTKGEKLLVFDFMPKGSLATFLHACSPDTPIDWPMRMRIAKGTTRGLLYLHTNANIIHGNLTSSNVLFDENSNAKIADYGLSRLVTAAANANVIATAGALGYRAPELTKLKKANVKTDVYSLGVIILELLTGKSPGEAILNGVDLPRKVASIVKEEGTSEVFDLELMRDTSIIGDELLNTLKLALHCVDPSPSARPETQQVLQQLEEIRPEAAAPSASD; this is translated from the exons ATGAAATATCAAGATCAAGATTTTAGTAGTTTTCACCCATACCCTTTTagatttttcatgtttttatcCCAACAAGGAGCTGATAGACACAACATTTCTGAAAACAAGGCAAAATGGAAGACAAAGCTGTTtccatttttccaaattttcttcttctttcagctGATAATTTCAAGAACTCAGTTAGTTTTAGGCCAAGATTGGGATGGTATAATTATCACTCAAGCAGATTATCAAGCACTACAAGCTTTAAAACAAGAATTAGTTGATCCAAAAGGGTACTTAAAAAGTTGGAATGATACTGGATTTGGAGCTTGTAGTGGAAGTTGGGTTGGTATTAAATGTGCTCAAGGTCAAGTTATTGTAATCAAGATTCCATTAAAAGGATTAAGTGGTAGACTAAGTGAAAAAATTGGTCAGTTTCAAGCTCTCAGAAAACTTAGTCTCCATGATAATGAAATATCTGGTTCAATTCCTATTTCTTTAGGATTTTTACCAAATTTAAGAGGTGTTCAACTTTATAATAACAGGTTTTCTGGTTCTATTCCTGCTTCACTTGGTTTGTGTCCACTTCTTCAAACACTTGAACTTAGTAATAATTCTTTATCTGGGATAATACCAACTAGTCTTATTAATTCAACGAAGCTTTATAGGCTTAATTTAAGTTATAACTCTTTGTCTGGTGAAATCCCACTAAGTTTTACTCAATCCAGTTCTATTgtttttcttgatttacaataTAACAATCTTTCTGGTTCTATTCCAGATTCTTGGGGTGGAAATGGGAATAATAATTTTCATTTACAGTCTCTGAATCTTGATCATAATTCATTATCTGGTGGTATTCCTGTTTCTTTTAGTAAGTTGAGTGAACTTCTTGAGGTTTCAATTAGTCATAATCATATTATTGGTGTTATTCCTAATGATATTGGAAGGTTGAGTAGGCTTAGGtttcttgatttttcttataatgCTATTAATGGAAGTTTGCCCAAAAGCCTCTTTAGTCTATCCTCTCTTGTGCTACTCAATTTGGAAAGTAACAATCTTGATAGTCAAATACCATTAGATATAAACAAATTGCAAAAGTTGTCAGTTCTTAACCTAAGGAATAATCAGTTTAGTGGAGAAATACCAATGTCTCTTGGTGATTTACCAAATCTTAGTTCCTTCAATGTTTCATATAACAATCTTTCTGGTCCTGTTCCTAGTCTTCTTGCTCAGAAATTCAATTCGAGCGTGTTTGTTGGTAATCCTCAGCTATATGGCTATAATGCTTCAACCCCGTGTCCTAAAACGCCTTCTCCGATCACACGAGGTAGCAAACTAAGTGTTAAGGACATTATTCTTATAGTAGTAGGAGCTCTTATCATAATTTTGTTTCTACTTTGTTGCATTCTCCTCTGCTGTTTGATCAAGAAAAGAGCGTCGGCCAAAGGAGGAAAGACTAGTGGTGTAAAGGGTGTTCCTCTAACAGCCGGAGAAGTCGAAGCAGGAGGAGAAAATGGAGGAAAACTTGTACATTTTGGTGGACCTGTGATGTTTAGTGCAGATGATTTGCTTTGTGCTACTGCGGATATATTAGGAAAGAGTACTTATGGTACAGTATATAAGGCAACATTAGAAAATGGAAATCAAGTTGCTGTTAGAAGATTGAGAGAAAAGATCACAAAAGGTCAGAGGGAATTTGAGAGAGAAGTCAATGTTCTTGGAAAGATGAGGCATCCAAATCTTTTGGCTCTTAGGGCTTATTACTTAGGTACAAAAGGAGAGAAACTTCTTGTTTTTGACTTCATGCCTAAAGGAAGTCTAGCAACTTTTCTTCATG CTTGCAGCCCGGATACACCAATTGATTGGCCAATGAGGATGAGAATAGCAAAAGGGACAACGAGGGGATTGTTGTACCTTCACACTAATGCCAACATCATTCACGGGAACCTTACCTCGAGCAATGTTCTATTTGATGAAAACTCAAATGCAAAAATTGCAGATTATGGCCTTTCGCGCCTTGTGACTGCTGCTGCAAATGCAAACGTAATTGCAACAGCAGGAGCACTTGGCTATCGCGCACCTGAACTTACTAAGCTCAAGAAAGCCAACGTGAAGACGGATGTCTACAGTCTTGGAGTCATTATACTTGAACTTCTAACTGGTAAATCTCCAGGAGAGGCAATACTCAATGGCGTGGATTTGCCTAGAAAAGTGGCATCGATTGTGAAAGAGGAGGGAACGAGTGAAGTGTTTGATTTGGAACTAATGAGGGATACATCTATAATTGGTGATGAATTGTTAAATACACTGAAATTGGCTTTGCACTGTGTTGATCCCTCGCCATCAGCTCGACCTGAAACTCAGCAAGTTCTCCAACAACTTGAAGAAATTAGACCTGAAGCTGCAGCTCCCTCGGCAAGTGACTAA